The DNA window AATTTAAAAGCACGTTAATCTGCGCCCGCTTCTCACCGTCCACCGTTTCCAGAATCTGAGTCACGAGGTTGGCGGGAAGTTCCTCCAGCATATCCACCGTATCATCCATGTACAGATCATCCAGGAGTTCTCTCAGTTCCTTGTCGGTGAACATCTGTACAAGATGAGACTGCATTGTGTTATTCATATTTGAAAACACATCGGCCGCCTTCTCCTTGGGAATCAGGCGGAAGGCCGTCGCCATATCCTTATCATCCAGCTCTTCCAGCAGGGACGCAATGTCCACTGCGTTCATCACATCCAGAATACTGCGGACTGCTTTGTATTCCCTCTTTGCCATAAGCTCCATAAAAATATCTCTGTTCATTGTTCAGTCCTCTCTTTCTTCTATTTTGTTTTTCTGTCTGATGAAACACCCGGTACATACACGAGTGATAATTACCTCCGGCATCCATTACGTCTCACCTGCCTTTCCTTTTTTTAATTTTTTATCTATATGGAATCCCACCTGCGGAATTGGAATAACCCCGTTCGCCGGACTCCCGCGCCGGGCGCGGCCGCATAGCGGCCCATTACAGCTTCGCGCGAGTGCGCATCCTGCCCGGAGAGCTTTTTATATCTTAGGCGTATTTTCCCAGACATAAAAAACCCGCTGCCATACGTAGCAGCGGGATCTCAATTATCTGAAATTTTCCATTCCGGCCTATCCGTTTGACCGGATTCCGGAACTGCAACGTACAAGCTTTAGTATCACAGGGCAATAGCATTGCATTAGGTGATGCCTTTACGACATCTCCTGCTAACCAGCGCGTTGTGTCTCCACAAATTTGCGGCAGCAATCTTAGGAATATTCCAAATCCCTGTGGTAACCTCACCTACCGAAGTTTCCATATATTCTGTTTTATGATATGACCAGTCTGCCAAAATGTTACCGGAACTTGAATCCTGACGTTCCATCCGTCTCCATGGCAGCTTAAGTCTGTCGTATTATACAACCATGACGCCGCCCTGTCAACACCTTCAAAACAATTTTACATCATTTTCCCAGTATCTTTACACTTCGCGATCCGGATTGTCAAACTCTGCTTCCCTGTTCTTTCCGCCAAACATCAGGCCGAGCGCCATCCCTGCCGCGGCCGGTATCATCCAGCCCAGTCCCAGCCCATACCCCGGCAGAAGTGAGGCGGCCTTTGTTATCCCTGGAATCGGGAGTTTCGTCTGCTCCAGTGCATAAATGATGCTGACAACGGCAGTCAGAAAGATAGCCCAGGGATACATTCCCTTTCCGCGTCCCGTCCCCCGGTTCATAAATGACAGGACAATCAGCACGATTGCGACCGGATAGATTGCATTCAGCACCGGCACGGAAAAGGCCAGTATCCTATCCAGGCCTGCATTGGCAATCACGACGCTGGTAACGGCAAACAGAATCACCCAGGCATGGTAGCCAATCCGCGGAATCAGTGATGAAAAATAGTTACTGCAGCAGCTTAAAAGTCCGATGCAGGTATTCAGACAGGCAATAAAGAAAATGACGCCGAGGAGGACAGCCCCTGCATTTCCATAGAATTTGCCGGCTGCAAAGGTCAGAATCCTGGCGCCGTTGTCCAGTCCCGCCGCATCCGCCTGTACCTGTCCTCCCACATAGGCAAGCGCGGCATAGACAAGAGCCAGCAGAATTCCGGCTGCTATGCCGCTCCGTATCGTCGTTTTCACTACCTGGCTGTCTTCCTTTACCCCAAGCGCCCTGATGTTAAGGGCAATCACAATGCCAAAATTCAAAGCCGCAATCGTGTCCATGGTCTGATACCCCTCCAGGAAACCGGTGACAGCCGCCGCACCGTTATAAGCTCCGGCCGGTCCGCCCGTAACGGGCTGATGGTGAAAAACACTTCCCGCAAACATGATAAAAATCAGGAACAGAAGCGTCGGGCAGAGTATCTTTCCCAGCCTGTCCGTCAGCCGATCCGGGTTAAATGCCATAAATGCCGCGATGGCAAAAAATACAATGGAATAAATGAGCTGTCCCGCCGCTTTGCCGCTTTCTCCCACCAGAGGCAGCAGCGTCATTTCAAATGATGTGCTGGCTGTCCTGGGAATTGCCAGGCAGGGACCGATCGATAAATAAATCAGGATGGTAAACACCAGGGCAAAGACCGGATGAACGCGCCCCGCCAGCCTGGAAAGCCCGCCCGAACGCGCAACCGCAACGACGCCGAGCACGGGAAGTCCCACCGCACTCACCAGAAAACCTGCTGCCGCAGGCACAATCACCGTTCCGGCCTGTACTGCCAAAAAAGGCGGAAAAATCAGATTTCCCGCCCCGAAAAACATGGAGAAAAGTGTCAATCCCACTATCAGAACTTTTCTCCCGTTTAAAGTTCCCTCTCTGTCCATAAATATATTTCTCCCGTATTATAATTTTAAGTCATAGCAGACATAAAAGTAGTTTATACCGAAATTGATATTTTTACAAGGCAAAGAGGGGGGATTTAGTTGAGAGGCGGGGACGCCTCTGTAAGACGGCGGACGGGGGAGTGGGAGGGTGTATATGAGTCTTCAGTCCCGGTTTATAGGGTGTGGTGAAGGGGAATCCAGGAGAAAAGATTCCTACGGGGACTCGCTTCCGCTTGTGGAGCGCACAGCGGATGCTAAGCTCGAAAGGACCTCGCTAAGCACCGGCGGGCTCCAATGTCCCCTTCGGAATCTTTTCTCCTTCCTTCCCCGGGCAGGTTGTCGACGGGACTGAAGACTCAGGGAAGGTGTCGCCCCGTCCGCCGGCTTCAGGGGCTGATTGTCTCTTTCGTCAAGTGGGGAGGGAGGTCTTGTCGCGGCCACTATGTAGTCGTGAATCTTTTACCTTTTAAAGATG is part of the [Clostridium] symbiosum genome and encodes:
- the brnQ gene encoding branched-chain amino acid transport system II carrier protein, with product MDREGTLNGRKVLIVGLTLFSMFFGAGNLIFPPFLAVQAGTVIVPAAAGFLVSAVGLPVLGVVAVARSGGLSRLAGRVHPVFALVFTILIYLSIGPCLAIPRTASTSFEMTLLPLVGESGKAAGQLIYSIVFFAIAAFMAFNPDRLTDRLGKILCPTLLFLIFIMFAGSVFHHQPVTGGPAGAYNGAAAVTGFLEGYQTMDTIAALNFGIVIALNIRALGVKEDSQVVKTTIRSGIAAGILLALVYAALAYVGGQVQADAAGLDNGARILTFAAGKFYGNAGAVLLGVIFFIACLNTCIGLLSCCSNYFSSLIPRIGYHAWVILFAVTSVVIANAGLDRILAFSVPVLNAIYPVAIVLIVLSFMNRGTGRGKGMYPWAIFLTAVVSIIYALEQTKLPIPGITKAASLLPGYGLGLGWMIPAAAGMALGLMFGGKNREAEFDNPDREV